Proteins found in one Triticum aestivum cultivar Chinese Spring chromosome 4D, IWGSC CS RefSeq v2.1, whole genome shotgun sequence genomic segment:
- the LOC123097052 gene encoding uncharacterized protein → MDKRLFDGERIYARGDYLKTHQRTSHLFPSAYAFQPPDLQDGCVKQEEVDTANDTSGGQITHDEPLCRKHNKRYEYIHRPRKASSIQKFKGKKIHLKPGKYILRGEPCKHYLDEFSRHVVWGNIVRLYNHNGRALRKIIRSTTTPNNYYVCHMTETFATQGKRMYFNVHFSMGSLFPHMDAGHGELPITTGDGTTTVTARFIKGVDKRATITKGWSDFFRRTHMNEGQAYAFGFKCTSKGLHLIVYSI, encoded by the exons ATGGATAAGAGACTGTTTGATGGTGAAAGAATTTATGCTCGTGGTGACTACCTCAA GACTCACCAACGAACAAGCCATCTCTTCCCTTCTGCATACGCGTTCCAACCGCCAGATTTACAAG ATGGCTGCGTTAAACAAGAGGAGGTAGACACAGCCAATGATACCAGCGGTGGCCAAATTACCCATG ACGAACCACTATGTCGGAAGCACAATAAGCGATACGAGTATATTCATCGCCCACGCAAAGCAAGCTCAATCCAAAAGTTCAAAGGCAAGAAAATCCATCTAAAGCCTGGAAAGTACATTCTCCGTG GTGAGCCTTGCAAGCACTACTTAGATGAGTTTAGTCGCCACGTTGTGTGGGGCAACATAGTTAGGCTCTACAACCATAATGGTCGTGCACTACGAAAGATCATCCGCAGCACCACCACGCCTAATAACTACTATGTGTGCCACATGACAGAAACATTTGCAACACAAGGCAAAAGAATG TACTTTAATGTCCACTTTTCTATGGGTTCCCTTTTCCCACACATGGATGCTGGCCACGGTGAACTTCCAATCACAACTGGAGACGGAACAACCACTGTCACGGCCCGCTTTATCAAGGGAGTTGACAAAAGGGCCACCATCACTAAAGGCTGGAGCGACTTCTTCCGTCGGACCCACATGAACGAAGGGCAAGCATATGCTTTCGGCTTCAAATGCACTTCCAAGGGATTGCACCTGATTGTCTACTCAATATAA